In the Podospora pseudocomata strain CBS 415.72m chromosome 5, whole genome shotgun sequence genome, one interval contains:
- a CDS encoding hypothetical protein (EggNog:ENOG503P73X) produces MGAASKVIHIILRVFEVICSVIVLGLVARFLHLVSQAGVSADSRIVYAIVTASISTLFALVFIAPFIYAYLAFPMDAILFVMWIVVFGLLTSRTGSAMCNASWYWNYWGYYWGGWWRVPDLTVWDRGYGGCASWRAVLAFSFLAAMAYLVNAILGAVVVHRYRRKNSPVTTRDISAPIPHSPATGRPETAQVHDPSAPPSALAQQTMGTAVNV; encoded by the exons ATGGGGGCTGCATCCAAAGTGatccacatcatcctccgGGTGTTTGAGGTGATTTGTTCAgtcatcgtcctcggccTTGTCGCTCGCTTCCTGCATCTGGTCTCCCAGGCAGGAGTCTCGGCCGATTCTCGCATCGTATATGCCATCGTCACGGCTTCCATCAGCACTTTATTTGCGCTTGTCTTTATCGCACCGTTCATCTACGCCTACTTGGCCTTCCCGATGGATGCGATCCTGTTTGTCATGTGGATTGTTGTCTTCGGCTTGTTGACTTCG CGCACCGGCTCGGCGATGTGTAACGCTTCCTGGTATTGGAACTACTGGGGATACTactggggggggtggtggcgtGTGCCGGACCTCACAGTCTGGGATAGGGGCTACGGCGGCTGCGCGTCCTGGAGGGCCGTTCtggccttttcctttttggcTGCCATGGCCTACCTCGTCAACGCCATCTTGGGAGCGGTTGTTGTGCATCGCTACCGCCGCAAGAACTCGCCCGT GACAACAAGAGACATCTCGGCTCCCATTCCACACTCTCCTGCCACAGGAAGACCCGAGACAGCCCAGGTCCATGATCCAAGCGCTCCTCCATCTGCCCTTGCTCAGCAAACAATGGGCACTGCTGTTAATGTTTAG
- a CDS encoding hypothetical protein (COG:E; EggNog:ENOG503P18U), whose protein sequence is METRSDSSTPNPDYDLSRPLNLDGSGLRQKLASYGDPHFSLFMRKLFIKALGYSEDALSRPIVGIVNTYSSFNPCHANIPQLMDAVKRGVQLSGGLAIDFPTISLHESFASPTSMYLRNLMSMDTEEMIQAQPVDSVVLIGGCDKTTPAQLMGAISANKPIIHLVTGPMMPGSFQGTRIGACTDCRNNWAKFRAGTLDIEDISALNEELAPTGGTCGVMGTASTMSCILLALGLMPLSLPSATAPAVSSSRLRIAEATGTHAVALARSQLRPQALLTRESFLNAITVLQAIGGSTNAIVHLMAIVNRHPQLAGSIKLQTIHDIGLKTPLLVDLKPSGDNYMSDFHNAGGMLALLHELKPLLHLDAMTITGRTLGEELASIPFRPLPLDSPLSSIIHPFNKPLYPSSSLVILSKGNLASAGGAVIKASASKDRSLLSHTGPAVVFSGPQDLAERIDSPSLSVSPSSVLILQNIGPVGNPGMPEAGLIPIPRKLAAKGVSDMLRISDGRMSGTAGGTIILHVSPESADPESVLGIVQDGDVITFDAERRYLHVEIDEDEVRDRIAQRKKMMANEGSGSAWVARERERGYRGLYKREVNQAEQGADFGFLTAAGPS, encoded by the exons ATGGAAACACGCAGCGATTCTTCGACTCCCAACCCGGACTATgatctttcaaggcctctcAATCTCGATGGCAGTGGTCTTAGGCAAAAGCTCGCCTCTTATGGAGATCCAcacttctccctcttcatgCGCAAACTCTTCATCAAGGCTTTAGGGTACAGCGAGGACGCTCTTTCTCGGCCCATTGTGGGCATTGTCAACACCTACTCAAGCTTCAACCCCTGCCATGCCAACATACCCCAGCTAATGGACGCCGTGAAAAGGGGCGTTCAACTGAGCGGTGGCCTGGCTATCGACTTTCCTACTATCAGTCTCCACGAGTCTTTTGCCTCTCCGACCAGCATGTATCTTCGAAACTTGATGAGTATGGACACCGAGGAGATGATTCAGGCCCAGCCGGTTGATTCTGTTGTTCTGATTGGTG GCTGTGACAAGACCACTCCAGCTCAGTTGATGGGGGCCATCTCAGCCAACAAGCCGATCATCCATCTGGTGACTGGTCCGATGATGCCGGGCAGCTTTCAGGGTACACGCATAGGGGCTTGTACAGACTGTCGCAATAACTGGGCCAAGTTCCGTGCCGGCACGTTAGATATTGAAGACATAAGTGCTCTCAACGAGGAGCTTGCACCAACA GGCGGAACCTGTGGGGTGATGGGTACAGCATCAACCATGTCCTGTATCCTTTTGGCCTTGGGCCTGATGCCGCTTTCTTTGCCAAGTGCTACAGCACCGGCCGTGTCCTCTTCGCGCCTCAGAATAGCAGAAGCAACAGGCACCCATGCAGTAGCCCTCGCAAGATCTCAGCTCCGGCCACAGGCTTTACTGACAAGAGAATCCTTCCTCAACGCCATCACAGTCCTGCAGGCAATAGGTGGCTCCACCAACGCCATCGTTCACCTGATGGCAATCGTCAACCGCCACCCTCAGCTCGCCGGCTCCATCAAGCTACAAACCATCCACGACATCGGCCTCAAGACCCCCCTACTGGTTGACCTCAAACCATCAGGCGACAATTACATGAGTGACTTCCACAACGCCGGCGGGAtgctcgccctcctccacgaaCTGAAACCTTTGCTACATCTCGACGCAATGACCATCACCGGCCGCACCCTAGGCGAGGAGCTGGCTTCCATACCCTTCCGCCCACTACCCCTAGACTCACCACTCAgttccatcatccaccctTTCAACAAACCCTTGtacccctccagctccctcgtcatcctctccaaagGCAACCTCGCCTCCGCCGGCGGAGCGGTGATCAAAGCTTCTGCCTCCAAAGACCgcagcctcctctcccacaccGGTCCCGCGGTGGTGTTTTCCGGTCCGCAAGATCTAGCAGAGAGAATCGACTCCCCCAGCCTCAGCGTCAGCCCCTCCTCGGTGTTGATCCTCCAGAACATCGGCCCGGTAGGGAATCCAGGCATGCCAGAGGCGGGATTAATCCCCATCCCGAGGAAGCTAGCTGCGAAGGGGGTGTCGGATATGCTCCGCATCTCGGACGGGCGCATGAGCGGCACGGCCGGGGGTACAATCATATTGCATGTTTCCCCCGAGAGCGCGGATCCGGAGTCTGTCTTGGGGATTGTCCAAGACGGGGATGTGATCACCTTTGATGCAGAGAGGAGATATTTACATGTGGAGattgatgaggacgaggtcaGGGACAGGATTGCGCAGcggaagaagatgatggcaaaTGAGGGCAGTGGGAGTGCTTGGGTTGCcagggagagggaaaggggttATAGGGGGTTGTACAAACGGGAGGTTAACCAGGCAGAACAAGGGGCTGATTTTGGCTTTTTGACGGCTGCTGGCCCATCTTGA